From Vibrio splendidus, a single genomic window includes:
- a CDS encoding SprT family zinc-dependent metalloprotease — protein MSYTPQQHRVNKKLGECLAIANQHFSREFPCPTVTYKLRGKAAGKAYLQLNEIKLNQVLFSENEDAFISEVVPHELAHLITHQVFGRVRPHGNEWKYVMEKVFNVPARTTHSLEITSVQGKTFEYCCDCTTYPLSIRRHNKVIRNQSTYRCQQCQQTLAFTGLQLS, from the coding sequence TTGTCTTACACCCCGCAACAACATCGAGTAAATAAGAAACTGGGCGAATGCCTAGCTATTGCTAATCAACACTTTTCTCGTGAATTTCCATGCCCAACCGTCACTTACAAGTTAAGAGGAAAGGCAGCGGGAAAAGCCTACCTCCAGTTAAACGAGATAAAACTCAACCAAGTACTATTCAGCGAAAATGAAGACGCCTTTATTAGCGAAGTCGTGCCTCATGAACTCGCACATCTGATCACACATCAGGTCTTCGGACGAGTTAGGCCCCACGGGAATGAGTGGAAATACGTGATGGAAAAGGTATTCAATGTACCGGCCAGAACCACCCACAGCTTGGAGATCACCTCAGTTCAGGGAAAAACCTTTGAGTACTGCTGTGATTGCACTACTTATCCCCTGTCGATTAGAAGACACAACAAAGTCATCCGTAACCAATCAACGTATCGTTGCCAACAATGTCAGCAAACCTTAGCTTTTACCGGCCTTCAATTGAGCTAA
- a CDS encoding endonuclease, producing the protein MQKTTQKAFGLSVPFYLSMVFGLLVTQSVFAAPPSSFSKAKKEAVKIYLDHPTSFYCGCDITWKDKKKGIPDLDGCGYQVRKQQKRASRIEWEHVVPAWQFGHQRQCWQDGGRKNCTRNDKIFKSMEADLHNLTPAIGEVNGDRSNYNFSQWNGMDGVSYGQCEMQVNFKQRKVMPPDRAKGSIARTYLYMSQEYGFKLSKQQTNLMMAWNKQFPVDKWECTRDERIYAIQGNHNPFVFPACK; encoded by the coding sequence ATGCAAAAAACCACTCAAAAAGCATTTGGCCTATCGGTGCCTTTCTACTTATCAATGGTATTTGGCCTACTGGTAACTCAAAGCGTTTTCGCCGCTCCACCAAGCTCATTCTCTAAAGCTAAAAAAGAAGCAGTGAAGATTTATCTCGATCATCCGACTTCATTTTATTGTGGTTGTGACATTACTTGGAAAGACAAAAAGAAAGGTATCCCCGACCTCGACGGCTGTGGTTATCAAGTGAGAAAACAGCAAAAGCGCGCTTCCCGCATTGAGTGGGAACACGTAGTTCCAGCTTGGCAATTTGGCCACCAGCGTCAGTGCTGGCAAGATGGCGGACGTAAGAACTGCACTCGCAATGACAAAATATTTAAATCGATGGAAGCCGACCTTCATAATCTAACTCCGGCAATTGGTGAGGTTAATGGTGATCGCTCCAATTACAATTTCAGTCAGTGGAATGGAATGGATGGCGTGAGCTATGGTCAGTGTGAAATGCAGGTCAACTTCAAACAGCGTAAAGTTATGCCGCCAGACAGAGCAAAAGGTTCTATCGCACGGACTTATCTTTATATGAGCCAAGAGTATGGTTTCAAGCTATCTAAGCAGCAGACTAACCTGATGATGGCGTGGAACAAGCAATTCCCTGTCGATAAGTGGGAATGTACTCGTGATGAGCGAATCTATGCGATCCAAGGTAATCACAACCCATTTGTTTTCCCTGCTTGTAAATAA
- the rsmE gene encoding 16S rRNA (uracil(1498)-N(3))-methyltransferase encodes MRIPRIHHPERIHQLGSLALGEDAAGHVGRVLRMKEGQDVLLFDGSGAEFPATIAEVSKKNVTVNVTERVERSSESPLDLHLGQVISRGDKMEFTIQKSVELGVNTITPLISERCGVKLDTKRFEKKLAQWQKIAIAACEQSGRNTVPVIRPIMQLEEWCSEPSEALKLNLHPRAKYSINTLPEPISKVRLLIGPEGGLSAEEIGMTEQYKFEETLLGPRVLRTETAALTAITALQVRFGDLG; translated from the coding sequence ATGAGAATCCCTCGTATCCATCACCCAGAACGCATTCATCAGTTAGGTTCACTCGCTTTAGGCGAAGATGCCGCGGGTCATGTTGGTCGAGTCCTTCGTATGAAAGAAGGTCAAGATGTTCTTCTATTTGATGGCAGTGGCGCTGAATTCCCTGCGACAATTGCTGAAGTATCAAAAAAGAACGTCACAGTTAATGTTACTGAACGTGTCGAGCGCAGCAGCGAATCTCCGTTAGACTTACATTTAGGCCAAGTGATTTCACGTGGCGACAAAATGGAATTCACGATTCAGAAATCGGTTGAGCTTGGTGTGAACACCATTACCCCTCTTATTTCAGAGCGCTGTGGCGTTAAGCTTGATACTAAACGCTTCGAGAAAAAGCTCGCGCAGTGGCAGAAAATTGCTATCGCTGCATGTGAGCAATCTGGCCGTAATACGGTTCCAGTTATTCGCCCAATCATGCAACTTGAAGAGTGGTGCAGCGAACCGAGTGAAGCGTTAAAACTAAACCTGCACCCTCGTGCAAAATACTCAATTAATACCCTTCCAGAACCCATCAGTAAGGTACGCCTATTGATCGGTCCAGAAGGTGGACTGTCAGCTGAAGAAATCGGTATGACAGAACAATACAAATTTGAAGAGACGCTACTCGGCCCACGTGTACTTCGTACCGAGACAGCAGCTCTAACCGCAATTACTGCCTTACAAGTCCGTTTTGGCGATCTAGGCTAG
- the gshB gene encoding glutathione synthase, with product MIKLGIVMDPISSINIKKDSSFAMMLEAQRRGYEIHYMEMDDLHLDQGVAIADTKVVELKEDPNGWYEFKSEQTIALSDLDAVLMRKDPPFDTEYIYATYILERAEENGALIVNKPQSLRDCNEKLFTAWFPELTPTTIVTRKAEKIKAFREEHGDVILKPLDGMGGASIFRVKEGDPNVSVIIETLTNHGQNYAMAQTFVPDISNGDKRILVVDGEPMPYCLARIPAKGETRGNLAAGGTGEARPLSETDWAIARAVAPALKEKGLIFVGLDVIGDKLTEINVTSPTCIREIEAAFDISVTGKLMDAIERRVNAK from the coding sequence ATGATCAAACTTGGCATCGTAATGGATCCAATTTCATCCATTAACATCAAAAAAGACTCTAGCTTTGCCATGATGCTTGAAGCTCAGCGTCGTGGTTACGAAATCCATTACATGGAAATGGATGATCTACATTTAGATCAAGGCGTAGCCATTGCTGACACTAAGGTTGTTGAACTAAAAGAAGATCCAAACGGCTGGTACGAATTCAAATCAGAACAGACTATCGCTCTCTCTGATTTAGATGCGGTACTGATGCGTAAAGATCCTCCGTTTGATACAGAATACATCTACGCAACTTACATTCTTGAGCGTGCTGAAGAGAACGGCGCACTGATCGTAAACAAGCCACAAAGCTTACGTGACTGTAACGAGAAGCTATTCACGGCTTGGTTCCCTGAACTGACACCAACCACCATCGTGACTCGTAAAGCTGAAAAAATTAAAGCGTTCCGAGAAGAACACGGTGACGTGATTCTAAAACCACTTGATGGTATGGGCGGCGCGTCTATCTTCCGAGTGAAAGAGGGAGATCCAAACGTATCAGTGATCATTGAAACACTGACTAACCACGGTCAGAACTACGCAATGGCGCAAACTTTTGTTCCAGACATCAGCAATGGTGATAAGCGTATTCTTGTGGTTGATGGTGAACCTATGCCTTACTGTCTAGCTCGTATTCCTGCAAAAGGGGAAACTAGAGGTAACCTTGCTGCTGGCGGTACAGGTGAAGCTCGTCCGCTAAGTGAAACAGACTGGGCTATCGCAAGAGCAGTTGCTCCTGCACTGAAAGAGAAAGGCTTAATCTTTGTTGGGCTTGATGTTATCGGCGACAAGCTGACTGAAATTAACGTCACTAGCCCTACTTGTATCCGTGAAATTGAAGCCGCTTTTGATATTTCAGTTACAGGTAAATTAATGGATGCAATTGAGCGTCGCGTTAACGCTAAATAG